Proteins found in one Sphingomonas taxi genomic segment:
- a CDS encoding sugar transferase, with translation MTRSTPPKSQFHAINRRGKRLFDLVLALALALPALGACLAFAVLIRLVDRSSPLFRQKRVGRRGRPFFLYKLRTMRADSPNLPTHESSASHVTLLGRFLRRTKIDELPQLINVLRGDMSFVGPRPCLPSQIDLIHRREELGVSALRPGITGVSQIVGLDMSQPAILATNDATYLRPWSLRTDLAILSRTFLGGGAGDALFASELRRNRNNHDR, from the coding sequence GTGACCCGCAGCACGCCACCGAAAAGCCAATTCCATGCGATTAATAGACGCGGCAAGCGGCTGTTCGACTTAGTTCTCGCATTGGCGCTGGCGCTGCCCGCGCTGGGCGCGTGCCTCGCTTTCGCGGTCCTGATCCGGCTGGTCGATCGTTCCTCGCCGCTGTTCCGGCAGAAGCGGGTCGGCCGACGCGGCCGCCCTTTCTTTCTCTACAAGCTGCGCACCATGCGCGCCGATAGCCCCAATCTGCCGACGCATGAATCGTCGGCATCGCACGTAACCCTGCTTGGCCGCTTCTTGCGCCGTACCAAGATCGATGAGTTGCCGCAGCTCATCAACGTGCTGAGGGGCGACATGAGCTTTGTCGGTCCGAGGCCGTGTCTGCCGAGCCAGATCGACCTGATCCACCGTCGCGAGGAACTGGGCGTGTCGGCGCTGCGCCCAGGCATTACTGGCGTAAGCCAGATCGTTGGACTCGACATGTCGCAGCCCGCGATCTTGGCGACGAACGACGCGACCTACCTCCGCCCCTGGTCGCTCCGCACTGATCTCGCCATCCTGTCACGGACGTTCCTAGGCGGGGGGGCGGGCGACGCATTGTTCGCCTCCGAACTACGCCGGAACCGCAATAATCACGATAGATAG
- a CDS encoding nucleotide sugar dehydrogenase: MTRDKQTVIVVGLGYVGLPLAVALCRTTECWGLDIDTKRIAELKDGWDRTGEIDSERLGASGLILTDDPAACPPADVYIVTVPTPVDTNNQPDLSIVMAATRTVAGMIDSARQPVVIFESTVYPGVTEDLCGPEIERLSGLKAGQDFFLGYSPERINPGDREHTIDRITKVVSGQDASTLDRVAALYEGVTSGGVYRAASIKAAEAAKVIENAQRDINIAFVNEITQIFGKLDLSVWDVLDAARTKWNFLPFQPGLVGGHCIGVDPYYLSHLATTLGKDPQVILAGRNTNDAMAHWIAAQALGETKPASILVLGLTFKEDVPDLRNSKVADLVTVLAADTQVTVHDPLADAAEAAHEYGLTLDAEALNGRYDLVVLAVPHTHYKDRAASLGDLVGPKGRFFDLKRVVPILREQLGDRYVTI, translated from the coding sequence ATGACGCGCGACAAGCAGACGGTGATTGTCGTCGGGCTAGGCTACGTAGGACTTCCGCTAGCTGTAGCGCTGTGCCGGACGACTGAATGCTGGGGTCTCGACATCGATACCAAGCGCATCGCCGAGTTGAAGGACGGTTGGGACCGGACCGGCGAGATCGACAGCGAGCGACTGGGCGCGTCCGGCCTAATCCTGACCGACGATCCCGCCGCATGCCCGCCCGCCGACGTCTACATCGTCACCGTCCCCACTCCGGTCGATACAAACAACCAGCCCGACCTGTCGATCGTCATGGCCGCGACGCGGACGGTCGCCGGCATGATCGATTCCGCACGGCAACCGGTCGTCATCTTTGAAAGCACCGTCTATCCGGGGGTCACCGAAGATTTGTGCGGACCGGAGATCGAGCGGCTGTCAGGGCTGAAGGCCGGACAGGACTTCTTCCTTGGCTACTCGCCCGAGCGGATCAATCCGGGCGACCGTGAGCATACGATCGATCGTATCACGAAGGTCGTGTCGGGGCAGGACGCGTCGACGCTTGACCGCGTTGCCGCGCTGTACGAGGGTGTGACCAGCGGCGGTGTTTACCGCGCGGCTTCGATCAAGGCGGCTGAAGCAGCCAAGGTGATCGAGAACGCACAACGTGACATCAACATCGCGTTCGTCAACGAGATCACGCAGATCTTCGGCAAGCTCGACCTATCCGTATGGGACGTCCTTGATGCGGCGCGCACCAAGTGGAACTTCCTACCGTTCCAGCCTGGCCTGGTCGGTGGCCACTGCATTGGCGTCGACCCTTATTACCTGAGTCATCTCGCGACAACCTTGGGCAAGGATCCGCAGGTCATTCTGGCCGGCCGCAATACCAACGACGCGATGGCGCATTGGATCGCCGCACAGGCGTTGGGTGAGACGAAGCCCGCATCCATCCTGGTGCTGGGACTGACCTTCAAGGAGGACGTTCCTGACCTGCGCAATTCAAAGGTCGCCGACTTGGTGACGGTACTGGCTGCCGACACCCAAGTGACGGTCCACGACCCACTGGCCGACGCGGCGGAAGCGGCCCACGAGTACGGACTAACGCTCGACGCGGAGGCATTGAACGGGCGCTACGACCTGGTCGTGCTCGCGGTCCCTCACACCCACTACAAGGATCGAGCAGCCTCGCTCGGCGACCTGGTTGGGCCGAAAGGTCGTTTCTTCGACTTGAAGCGGGTCGTGCCAATACTGCGAGAGCAGCTTGGTGACCGTTACGTCACAATCTGA
- a CDS encoding NAD-dependent epimerase/dehydratase family protein codes for MADQPPRVLITGTAGFIGFHTASRLLQQGARVLGIDNFSDYYDVALKERRNDILENYPNFSVARISIEDVQAVGDAWRAFAPDVVIHLAAQAGVRYSIDHPESYISTNLIGTYNLLELARRHPVRHFLAASTSSVYGANREMPFDERQRTQTPISLYAATKGATELMGHSYSHLYGTPMTFFRFFTVYGPWGRPDMALFKFAKAILADEPIDVFNNGEMVRDFTYVEDLAASIVHLSAAIPGKEPVEGDSLSPVAPFRIVNIGGGKPTPLMDYIGALETALNRTARKNMLPMQQGDVPATEASPELLRRLTGYVPTTSVEEGVAAFVAWYCDHYRGDSGLEG; via the coding sequence ATGGCCGACCAACCACCACGCGTGCTGATCACGGGCACGGCCGGGTTCATCGGATTCCACACCGCCAGCCGGCTGCTCCAGCAGGGTGCCAGGGTGCTCGGCATCGACAATTTCAGTGATTATTATGATGTCGCGCTGAAGGAGCGTCGCAACGACATCCTGGAGAATTACCCCAATTTCAGCGTTGCGCGAATCTCGATCGAGGATGTCCAGGCAGTCGGCGATGCGTGGCGTGCATTCGCGCCTGACGTCGTCATCCACCTCGCCGCCCAAGCGGGCGTGCGCTACTCGATCGACCACCCCGAGAGCTACATCTCGACCAACCTGATCGGTACCTATAACCTGCTCGAGCTGGCGCGTCGTCACCCAGTCCGGCATTTTTTGGCCGCATCGACGAGTTCCGTCTATGGCGCCAATCGCGAGATGCCGTTCGATGAGCGCCAGCGGACACAAACGCCGATTAGTCTTTACGCCGCGACCAAGGGCGCAACCGAGTTGATGGGGCACAGCTACAGCCATCTCTACGGTACGCCGATGACATTCTTCCGGTTCTTCACAGTCTATGGTCCGTGGGGCCGGCCCGACATGGCTCTGTTCAAGTTCGCTAAGGCGATCCTCGCCGACGAACCGATCGATGTCTTTAATAACGGCGAGATGGTGCGCGACTTCACCTATGTCGAAGATCTGGCTGCATCGATCGTCCATCTCTCCGCTGCAATCCCCGGCAAGGAGCCGGTCGAGGGCGACAGCCTCTCGCCGGTGGCACCGTTTCGGATCGTCAATATTGGCGGAGGCAAGCCGACGCCGCTGATGGATTATATCGGCGCGCTCGAGACGGCTCTTAATCGCACCGCGCGCAAGAACATGCTGCCGATGCAACAGGGCGATGTCCCAGCTACGGAGGCGTCGCCTGAGCTGCTCCGTCGCCTTACAGGCTATGTGCCTACGACATCGGTTGAGGAGGGCGTAGCGGCGTTCGTCGCCTGGTATTGCGATCATTACCGCGGCGACAGCGGCCTCGAAGGGTGA
- a CDS encoding lipid II flippase MurJ: MILLAGLAKVAGLLKEMVVAARFGTGAALDAYLFLFNILSTPASMWFSTISAILIPHLITLERRSPEAAAHFRAEFMMFATVVGIVAGLLSWLGLYGYITAGASGLGAEAVGYARDALPQLWLMVPLLFVAQYGSSCLMARNLHVNSLYEGLPALTILIALLLFPVSIRVLVLSTVAGFTLQLIATLVSLARSGNLDRPTASLQNAAWRQFRSAFLVMAGVQLLQSATNIVDQVIAAQLPTGSLSRFSYTLRAQGVLLTLLALAVPRVLLPALASMSHAAPQELKRFIARWSLLLGVVGGAAALFVSGLSEPIVRLLFQRGSFSGADTKVVATLLGVMIWQLPFYLLAMLYSQRQIVTRDFASLAIMGGGTLVIKLTLGLLLVWRFGLVGLTASIPLVSAFQVATLLLLGRRKEAEPR; this comes from the coding sequence GTGATCCTGCTTGCTGGCCTTGCCAAGGTAGCTGGGCTGCTGAAGGAAATGGTGGTGGCGGCTAGGTTCGGCACCGGTGCGGCGCTCGATGCCTATCTGTTCCTATTCAACATCCTCTCCACGCCCGCGTCGATGTGGTTCAGCACTATCTCGGCGATTCTAATCCCGCATCTCATCACGCTCGAACGCCGATCGCCTGAGGCGGCGGCGCATTTCCGGGCCGAGTTCATGATGTTCGCTACGGTCGTGGGGATCGTCGCCGGCCTGCTCAGCTGGCTTGGACTGTACGGTTACATAACGGCGGGCGCATCGGGACTCGGCGCCGAAGCGGTCGGCTACGCTCGCGACGCACTGCCACAGCTGTGGCTCATGGTCCCGCTGCTCTTCGTGGCCCAATATGGTTCCTCGTGCCTCATGGCGCGCAATCTCCACGTCAACAGCCTCTACGAAGGCCTGCCGGCGCTAACGATTCTGATTGCGCTGCTGCTGTTCCCGGTATCGATCCGAGTATTGGTCCTCTCGACCGTGGCGGGGTTCACCCTTCAACTGATAGCAACCCTCGTCTCGCTAGCGCGTAGCGGCAACCTTGATCGCCCGACGGCCAGCCTGCAGAACGCCGCCTGGCGGCAGTTCCGATCCGCATTTCTGGTCATGGCGGGCGTCCAACTATTGCAATCCGCCACCAACATTGTCGATCAGGTCATCGCGGCGCAATTGCCTACCGGATCGCTTTCCCGATTTAGCTATACTTTGCGCGCGCAAGGAGTGCTGCTGACGCTCCTCGCACTGGCCGTGCCACGCGTATTGCTGCCCGCGTTGGCGTCAATGTCGCACGCTGCACCCCAGGAGTTGAAACGGTTCATCGCGCGCTGGAGCTTGTTGCTCGGTGTCGTCGGCGGGGCGGCCGCGCTGTTTGTCTCGGGCTTGTCCGAACCGATTGTTCGCCTTCTCTTCCAACGTGGTTCGTTTTCTGGCGCAGATACGAAGGTGGTGGCAACGCTCCTCGGAGTCATGATCTGGCAGCTACCCTTCTACCTCTTGGCGATGTTGTATTCGCAACGTCAGATTGTAACACGGGACTTTGCCAGTCTGGCGATCATGGGAGGGGGCACCCTCGTCATCAAGCTTACTCTCGGCCTGTTGCTGGTATGGAGGTTTGGTCTGGTCGGGCTCACCGCGTCGATCCCGCTCGTGTCCGCCTTTCAGGTCGCGACCCTCCTCCTGCTGGGTCGGCGAAAGGAAGCCGAACCGCGTTGA
- a CDS encoding NAD-dependent epimerase/dehydratase family protein: protein MTHYRRNVIVTGASGIIGAAIVDVLARAGFTVTAVARSPAAASVDNVRPLRVNRYEDLAAMPDLLEQTETIFHFADRANRKMYDVANRGEAADLMKTLASAAVDTGVCGIVLASSIYADRPNRSAYGWSKQAAEQVLAERASEFRVAISLRLPPVYGHGSRGMFASLAKHVAAGHPLPLGAATAPRRFLGIENLGDLTCLLARSETPLRGIYAPADPEPINLAALSSLIGSAVGRGARLVPVPFIDLLSRDTIVDATVARQQRLALEVDLGWRPRHTTAEQLGYLS from the coding sequence GTGACTCACTATCGGCGTAACGTCATTGTCACCGGGGCGAGCGGCATTATCGGCGCGGCGATCGTCGATGTATTGGCTCGGGCCGGTTTCACGGTAACCGCGGTCGCCCGGTCGCCTGCCGCAGCGTCGGTCGATAACGTCCGGCCGCTTCGCGTCAACCGCTACGAGGATCTGGCAGCAATGCCGGACTTGCTCGAGCAGACCGAGACGATCTTCCATTTCGCCGATCGCGCCAATCGCAAAATGTACGATGTTGCCAATCGCGGTGAAGCGGCAGACCTAATGAAAACGTTGGCGAGCGCGGCGGTTGATACGGGTGTGTGCGGGATCGTGCTCGCTAGCTCGATCTATGCTGATCGACCGAACCGTTCTGCCTATGGCTGGTCGAAGCAGGCGGCTGAACAGGTTCTGGCCGAGCGAGCATCGGAGTTCCGCGTAGCGATCTCGCTGCGGCTGCCGCCAGTTTATGGCCACGGCTCGCGTGGCATGTTCGCCTCACTCGCCAAGCACGTCGCGGCGGGGCATCCACTGCCGCTCGGCGCCGCGACAGCGCCGCGTCGTTTCCTCGGCATCGAGAATCTCGGTGATCTTACTTGTCTTCTCGCACGTTCTGAAACACCTTTGAGAGGGATCTACGCACCGGCAGATCCTGAACCGATCAATCTGGCAGCCTTGTCCTCGCTGATTGGCAGCGCCGTAGGGCGTGGCGCACGGCTTGTACCGGTGCCTTTTATCGATCTGTTGTCACGCGACACGATCGTAGATGCGACCGTCGCCAGACAACAACGATTAGCCCTGGAGGTGGATTTGGGATGGCGACCTCGCCATACAACGGCGGAGCAGCTGGGCTATCTATCGTGA